From a region of the Neodiprion fabricii isolate iyNeoFabr1 chromosome 7, iyNeoFabr1.1, whole genome shotgun sequence genome:
- the LOC124186328 gene encoding uncharacterized protein LOC124186328: protein MTRTCLICKAEQIPRCERSFHMFPKNESIKQKWLDAIDVSKTPNFKTASICSDHFHAESFFYSDEFRQRKRLCKEAVPRQKNINLLNLPRENETKENAIIDINYCEVNDIPEHISFEANTNETEMCTDEVTLTNSLKFHKSNALENVSAQSHLNKDVKMCPNKVSSITSINSRESDVSKDICLQSNTKKATETYIQEPPSDNSETLNGSISSIKSNSKKRKRSFNDIKTAKRVRFMNGFKTDYICQEDFVNKDAWNRFLTYVAYQRSRIAAAHNRNSRKERKMQDLIDVIETLDKGEQFDAVEC, encoded by the exons ATGACAAGAACATGCCTGATATGTAAAGCAGAACAAATTCCAAGATGTGAACGTAGTTTTCACAT GTTTCCCAAAAATGAATCAATAAAGCAAAAATGGCTCGATGCTATAGATGTATCAAAAACTCCAAATTTTAAAACTGCAAGCATATGCAGTGATCACTTTCATgcagaatcatttttttattctgatgAATTCAGACAAAGAAAGCGGCTATGCAAAGAAGCTGTTCCTagacagaaaaatattaatttacttaATCTGCcaagagaaaatgaaacaaaagagaatgcaataattgatattaattattgtgAAGTAAATGATATACCAGAACACATAAGTTTCGAAGCAAATACAAATGAAACTGAAATGTGTACAGATGAGGTCACTTTAACAAATTCTCTTAAGTTTCATAAAAGTAATGCCCTTGAAAATGTAAGTGCACAGTCACATCTGAATAAAGACGTTAAAATGTGCCCAAATAAAGTTTCCTCAATAACATCTATCAACTCCCGAGAAAGTGATGTGTCAAAAGATATTTGTTTACAATCAAATACTAAAAAAGCGACTGAAACGTATATTCAAGAACCGCCTTCCGATAATTCTGAAACGTTGAATGGTAGTATCTCAAGTATTAAGTCAAATAGTAAGAAAAG gAAACGTTCATTCAATGACATCAAAACAGCGAAAAGAGTGCGTTTCATGAATGGTTTTAAGACAGATTATATATGTCAAGAAGACTTTGTTAACAAAGACGCTTGGAATCGATTTCTAACTTATGTAGCTTATCAAAGGTCTAGAATTGCAGCTGCTCATAATAGAAACTCGCGCAAAGAAAGGAAAATGCAAGATTTGATTGATGTGATAGAAACTTTGGATAAAGGAGAACAATTTGATGCTGTTGAATGTTGA
- the LOC124186326 gene encoding uncharacterized protein LOC124186326 → MELITIEVRSRIRSCNIFILTRDILDKSSIQLKLKENVIILRMGSQTKFLPLNFIKIIPKTLSSLTVADNWISLRVQTQPIEGSYGSFKTEIVATPGDSTIDFQNNPINIEHRLKGRNCCLRCSRCKNDITKVVFFKRVLPLPSNICEPSEWFCCNHDGSDYSVIPYPRESDCFYERNYRLLNKAIFKKELKIDEDSQTVTCNRCLSTLGGHSTYKDSIKIWNCCVEFKFSDDESDIEKASDPLQDFISIVSNRTDIFTGNRILVETLDGERSHYLILQVMDKNLELLIEKDCAMLSQGDTIELASSRVTKLLYKYTENETEMKRYCVDTERCQVALPVMMAAVDHLSSSTKRYPPSYRIIDKYFVGFVYL, encoded by the coding sequence ATGGAATTGATAACAATCGAAGTAAGATCGCGCATACGTTCTTGCAATATATTCATCTTGACTCGGGATATTTTGGACAAAAGCTCGATTCAGTTGAAGCTCAAAGAAAATGTGATAATTCTTCGAATGGGCAGCCAAACAAAATTTCTACCActgaatttcataaaaattataccaaaAACTCTCTCTTCACTGACTGTCGCCGACAACTGGATCTCCCTCAGAGTGCAAACCCAACCGATCGAAGGTTCATATGGATCATTTAAAACTGAGATAGTTGCTACACCTGGAGATTCGAccattgattttcaaaataatccCATCAATATTGAACATCGATTGAAAGGAAGAAACTGTTGCCTGCGATGCTCACGATGTAAGAATGACATCACTAAAGTAGTTTTCTTCAAACGAGTGCTACCCTTACCCTCGAATATCTGCGAACCAAGTGAATGGTTTTGTTGCAATCATGATGGCAGCGATTACTCAGTTATCCCATACCCTAGGGAGTCTGACTGCTTTTACGAAAGGAATTACAGACTGTTGAACAAGGCAATTTTCAAGAAGGAACTGAAAATCGATGAAGATAGTCAAACAGTTACATGCAATAGATGTTTATCTACACTTGGCGGTCATTCTACATATAAAGATAGCATTAAGATATGGAACTGCTGTgtagaatttaaattttcagatgATGAATCAGACATTGAAAAAGCTTCAGATCCATTGCAAGATTTCATCTCAATTGTTAGCAATCGAACCGATATCTTTACCGGTAATCGAATCTTAGTCGAAACTTTGGATGGTGAACGTTCCCATTACCTGATTTTGCAGGTAATGGATAAGAATttagaattattaattgagaAGGATTGTGCCATGTTAAGTCAAGGGGATACAATTGAATTGGCATCTAGTCGAGTAACCAAACTTTTATACAAGTATACGGAAAATGAAACGGAAATGAAGAGGTACTGTGTTGACACAGAACGGTGTCAAGTAGCTTTGCCAGTCATGATGGCTGCTGTTGATCATCTTTCTTCATCAACAAAACGATATCCTCCATCGTATAGaattattgataaatattttgtggGCTTTGTTTACTTATAA
- the LOC124186329 gene encoding uncharacterized protein LOC124186329 isoform X6, with protein MVRQCCICKAESSIHVDISLHRLPRDEATKQQWFLNIGREVKNCSAVCSQHFNDDDFEYKIYGDNVRRYLKATAVPCLSRTEIDSENVGSLKIEHTMSCHGESVVLPLPNSDIIWPSMLIKSEDLSDAEEFSQEGDQNSECSTFLNPRISADESHSDQNFTKLINAENLMDIDNNHNSEETANTENRQKYTASIGATIKRTLDESHATVGRKRIFNASDRQISTKIRDHYSVALPSSIKR; from the exons ATGGTACGGCAGTGTTGTATATGCAAAGCAGAGTCCTCAATACATGTAGACATTTCTCTACAtcg tttacCTAGAGATGAAGCAACAAAGCAACAGTGGTTCTTAAACATAGGTCGGGAGGTTAAAAATTGTAGTGCAGTTTGCAGTCAGCATTTCAACGACGAtgattttgaatataaaatttatggcGACAACGTAAGAAGGTATTTGAAGGCTACAGCTGTTCCATGTTTGTCACGTACTGAGATTGATAG tgaAAATGTAGGTAGCCTGAAAATTGAACACACAATGTCTTGTCATGGGGAATCCGTTGTATTGCCTCTCCCAAATTCTGATAt TATATGGCCATCAATGCTAATCAAGTCAGAAGATCTCTCCGATGCTGAGGAATTTAGTCAAGAAGGCGACCAGAATTCTGAATGctcaacatttttaaatccaaGAATTTCCGCTGATGAAAGTCATTCGGATCAGAATTTTACAAAGTTAATAAATGCTGAGAATTTAATGGATATTGATAACAATCATAACTCTGAAGAAACTGCAAACACAGAAAACCGACAAAAGTATACAGCTTCTATAGGGGCCACGATCAAAAG GACACTTGATGAATCTCATGCTACAGTAGGTCGGAAgcgcatttttaatgcaag TGACCGCCAAATTAGTACGAAAATTCGAGACCATTACAGTGTGGCACTGCCGTCTAGTATTAAACGGTAG
- the LOC124186329 gene encoding uncharacterized protein LOC124186329 isoform X4 has product MVRQCCICKAESSIHVDISLHRLPRDEATKQQWFLNIGREVKNCSAVCSQHFNDDDFEYKIYGDNVRRYLKATAVPCLSRTEIDSENVGSLKIEHTMSCHGESVVLPLPNSDIIWPSMLIKSEDLSDAEEFSQEGDQNSECSTFLNPRISADESHSDQNFTKLINAENLMDIDNNHNSEETANTENRQKYTASIGATIKRTLDESHATVGRKRIFNARYVGDLQRKDFTSDISWNIFKNYMENTRRKQRMLTQKVRRFKLKIENLQTLLEHVKEIGHLSNEGCKALD; this is encoded by the exons ATGGTACGGCAGTGTTGTATATGCAAAGCAGAGTCCTCAATACATGTAGACATTTCTCTACAtcg tttacCTAGAGATGAAGCAACAAAGCAACAGTGGTTCTTAAACATAGGTCGGGAGGTTAAAAATTGTAGTGCAGTTTGCAGTCAGCATTTCAACGACGAtgattttgaatataaaatttatggcGACAACGTAAGAAGGTATTTGAAGGCTACAGCTGTTCCATGTTTGTCACGTACTGAGATTGATAG tgaAAATGTAGGTAGCCTGAAAATTGAACACACAATGTCTTGTCATGGGGAATCCGTTGTATTGCCTCTCCCAAATTCTGATAt TATATGGCCATCAATGCTAATCAAGTCAGAAGATCTCTCCGATGCTGAGGAATTTAGTCAAGAAGGCGACCAGAATTCTGAATGctcaacatttttaaatccaaGAATTTCCGCTGATGAAAGTCATTCGGATCAGAATTTTACAAAGTTAATAAATGCTGAGAATTTAATGGATATTGATAACAATCATAACTCTGAAGAAACTGCAAACACAGAAAACCGACAAAAGTATACAGCTTCTATAGGGGCCACGATCAAAAG GACACTTGATGAATCTCATGCTACAGTAGGTCGGAAgcgcatttttaatgcaaggTATGTTGGAGATTTGCAGCGAAAAGATTTTACATCTGATATTAGCtggaatatatttaaaaattacatGGAAAACACCAGGAGAAAGCAGAGGATGTTAACTCAAAAAGTTCGAagattcaaattgaaaatagagAATTTACAAACTTTGTTAGAGCATGTAAAAGAAATTGGACATCTCTCGAATGAAGGTTGTAAAGCACTAGAC TGA
- the LOC124186329 gene encoding uncharacterized protein LOC124186329 isoform X3, which yields MLVLYRLRGKGLPRDEATKQQWFLNIGREVKNCSAVCSQHFNDDDFEYKIYGDNVRRYLKATAVPCLSRTEIDSENVGSLKIEHTMSCHGESVVLPLPNSDIIWPSMLIKSEDLSDAEEFSQEGDQNSECSTFLNPRISADESHSDQNFTKLINAENLMDIDNNHNSEETANTENRQKYTASIGATIKRTLDESHATVGRKRIFNARYVGDLQRKDFTSDISWNIFKNYMENTRRKQRMLTQKVRRFKLKIENLQTLLEHVKEIGHLSNEGCKALDFSTSPMLQYKVN from the exons ATGCTCGTTCTATATAGGCTCCGTGGAAAGGG tttacCTAGAGATGAAGCAACAAAGCAACAGTGGTTCTTAAACATAGGTCGGGAGGTTAAAAATTGTAGTGCAGTTTGCAGTCAGCATTTCAACGACGAtgattttgaatataaaatttatggcGACAACGTAAGAAGGTATTTGAAGGCTACAGCTGTTCCATGTTTGTCACGTACTGAGATTGATAG tgaAAATGTAGGTAGCCTGAAAATTGAACACACAATGTCTTGTCATGGGGAATCCGTTGTATTGCCTCTCCCAAATTCTGATAt TATATGGCCATCAATGCTAATCAAGTCAGAAGATCTCTCCGATGCTGAGGAATTTAGTCAAGAAGGCGACCAGAATTCTGAATGctcaacatttttaaatccaaGAATTTCCGCTGATGAAAGTCATTCGGATCAGAATTTTACAAAGTTAATAAATGCTGAGAATTTAATGGATATTGATAACAATCATAACTCTGAAGAAACTGCAAACACAGAAAACCGACAAAAGTATACAGCTTCTATAGGGGCCACGATCAAAAG GACACTTGATGAATCTCATGCTACAGTAGGTCGGAAgcgcatttttaatgcaaggTATGTTGGAGATTTGCAGCGAAAAGATTTTACATCTGATATTAGCtggaatatatttaaaaattacatGGAAAACACCAGGAGAAAGCAGAGGATGTTAACTCAAAAAGTTCGAagattcaaattgaaaatagagAATTTACAAACTTTGTTAGAGCATGTAAAAGAAATTGGACATCTCTCGAATGAAGGTTGTAAAGCACTAGAC TTTTCTACGTCCCCTATGCTACAATACAAAGTGAACTAG
- the LOC124186329 gene encoding uncharacterized protein LOC124186329 isoform X5 codes for MVRQCCICKAESSIHVDISLHRLPRDEATKQQWFLNIGREVKNCSAVCSQHFNDDDFEYKIYGDNVRRYLKATAVPCLSRTEIDSENVGSLKIEHTMSCHGESVVLPLPNSDIIWPSMLIKSEDLSDAEEFSQEGDQNSECSTFLNPRISADESHSDQNFTKLINAENLMDIDNNHNSEETANTENRQKYTASIGATIKRTLDESHATVGRKRIFNARRKQRMLTQKVRRFKLKIENLQTLLEHVKEIGHLSNEGCKALDFSTSPMLQYKVN; via the exons ATGGTACGGCAGTGTTGTATATGCAAAGCAGAGTCCTCAATACATGTAGACATTTCTCTACAtcg tttacCTAGAGATGAAGCAACAAAGCAACAGTGGTTCTTAAACATAGGTCGGGAGGTTAAAAATTGTAGTGCAGTTTGCAGTCAGCATTTCAACGACGAtgattttgaatataaaatttatggcGACAACGTAAGAAGGTATTTGAAGGCTACAGCTGTTCCATGTTTGTCACGTACTGAGATTGATAG tgaAAATGTAGGTAGCCTGAAAATTGAACACACAATGTCTTGTCATGGGGAATCCGTTGTATTGCCTCTCCCAAATTCTGATAt TATATGGCCATCAATGCTAATCAAGTCAGAAGATCTCTCCGATGCTGAGGAATTTAGTCAAGAAGGCGACCAGAATTCTGAATGctcaacatttttaaatccaaGAATTTCCGCTGATGAAAGTCATTCGGATCAGAATTTTACAAAGTTAATAAATGCTGAGAATTTAATGGATATTGATAACAATCATAACTCTGAAGAAACTGCAAACACAGAAAACCGACAAAAGTATACAGCTTCTATAGGGGCCACGATCAAAAG GACACTTGATGAATCTCATGCTACAGTAGGTCGGAAgcgcatttttaatgcaag GAGAAAGCAGAGGATGTTAACTCAAAAAGTTCGAagattcaaattgaaaatagagAATTTACAAACTTTGTTAGAGCATGTAAAAGAAATTGGACATCTCTCGAATGAAGGTTGTAAAGCACTAGAC TTTTCTACGTCCCCTATGCTACAATACAAAGTGAACTAG
- the LOC124186329 gene encoding uncharacterized protein LOC124186329 isoform X1 codes for MVRQCCICKAESSIHVDISLHRLPRDEATKQQWFLNIGREVKNCSAVCSQHFNDDDFEYKIYGDNVRRYLKATAVPCLSRTEIDSENVGSLKIEHTMSCHGESVVLPLPNSDIIWPSMLIKSEDLSDAEEFSQEGDQNSECSTFLNPRISADESHSDQNFTKLINAENLMDIDNNHNSEETANTENRQKYTASIGATIKRTLDESHATVGRKRIFNARYVGDLQRKDFTSDISWNIFKNYMENTRRKQRMLTQKVRRFKLKIENLQTLLEHVKEIGHLSNEGCKALDFSTSPMLQYKVN; via the exons ATGGTACGGCAGTGTTGTATATGCAAAGCAGAGTCCTCAATACATGTAGACATTTCTCTACAtcg tttacCTAGAGATGAAGCAACAAAGCAACAGTGGTTCTTAAACATAGGTCGGGAGGTTAAAAATTGTAGTGCAGTTTGCAGTCAGCATTTCAACGACGAtgattttgaatataaaatttatggcGACAACGTAAGAAGGTATTTGAAGGCTACAGCTGTTCCATGTTTGTCACGTACTGAGATTGATAG tgaAAATGTAGGTAGCCTGAAAATTGAACACACAATGTCTTGTCATGGGGAATCCGTTGTATTGCCTCTCCCAAATTCTGATAt TATATGGCCATCAATGCTAATCAAGTCAGAAGATCTCTCCGATGCTGAGGAATTTAGTCAAGAAGGCGACCAGAATTCTGAATGctcaacatttttaaatccaaGAATTTCCGCTGATGAAAGTCATTCGGATCAGAATTTTACAAAGTTAATAAATGCTGAGAATTTAATGGATATTGATAACAATCATAACTCTGAAGAAACTGCAAACACAGAAAACCGACAAAAGTATACAGCTTCTATAGGGGCCACGATCAAAAG GACACTTGATGAATCTCATGCTACAGTAGGTCGGAAgcgcatttttaatgcaaggTATGTTGGAGATTTGCAGCGAAAAGATTTTACATCTGATATTAGCtggaatatatttaaaaattacatGGAAAACACCAGGAGAAAGCAGAGGATGTTAACTCAAAAAGTTCGAagattcaaattgaaaatagagAATTTACAAACTTTGTTAGAGCATGTAAAAGAAATTGGACATCTCTCGAATGAAGGTTGTAAAGCACTAGAC TTTTCTACGTCCCCTATGCTACAATACAAAGTGAACTAG
- the LOC124186329 gene encoding uncharacterized protein LOC124186329 isoform X7 — protein sequence MVRQCCICKAESSIHVDISLHRLPRDEATKQQWFLNIGREVKNCSAVCSQHFNDDDFEYKIYGDNVRRYLKATAVPCLSRTEIDSENVGSLKIEHTMSCHGESVVLPLPNSDIIWPSMLIKSEDLSDAEEFSQEGDQNSECSTFLNPRISADESHSDQNFTKLINAENLMDIDNNHNSEETANTENRQKYTASIGATIKRTLDESHATVGRKRIFNASFLRPLCYNTK from the exons ATGGTACGGCAGTGTTGTATATGCAAAGCAGAGTCCTCAATACATGTAGACATTTCTCTACAtcg tttacCTAGAGATGAAGCAACAAAGCAACAGTGGTTCTTAAACATAGGTCGGGAGGTTAAAAATTGTAGTGCAGTTTGCAGTCAGCATTTCAACGACGAtgattttgaatataaaatttatggcGACAACGTAAGAAGGTATTTGAAGGCTACAGCTGTTCCATGTTTGTCACGTACTGAGATTGATAG tgaAAATGTAGGTAGCCTGAAAATTGAACACACAATGTCTTGTCATGGGGAATCCGTTGTATTGCCTCTCCCAAATTCTGATAt TATATGGCCATCAATGCTAATCAAGTCAGAAGATCTCTCCGATGCTGAGGAATTTAGTCAAGAAGGCGACCAGAATTCTGAATGctcaacatttttaaatccaaGAATTTCCGCTGATGAAAGTCATTCGGATCAGAATTTTACAAAGTTAATAAATGCTGAGAATTTAATGGATATTGATAACAATCATAACTCTGAAGAAACTGCAAACACAGAAAACCGACAAAAGTATACAGCTTCTATAGGGGCCACGATCAAAAG GACACTTGATGAATCTCATGCTACAGTAGGTCGGAAgcgcatttttaatgcaag TTTTCTACGTCCCCTATGCTACAATACAAAGTGA
- the LOC124186329 gene encoding uncharacterized protein LOC124186329 isoform X2 yields the protein MVRQCCICKAESSIHVDISLHRLPRDEATKQQWFLNIGREVKNCSAVCSQHFNDDDFEYKIYGDNVRRYLKATAVPCLSRTEIDSENVGSLKIEHTMSCHGESVVLPLPNSDIIWPSMLIKSEDLSDAEEFSQEGDQNSECSTFLNPRISADESHSDQNFTKLINAENLMDIDNNHNSEETANTENRQKYTASIGATIKRTLDESHATVGRKRIFNARYVGDLQRKDFTSDISWNIFKNYMENTRRKQRMLTQKVRRFKLKIENLQTLLEHVKEIGHLSNEGCKALDKLF from the exons ATGGTACGGCAGTGTTGTATATGCAAAGCAGAGTCCTCAATACATGTAGACATTTCTCTACAtcg tttacCTAGAGATGAAGCAACAAAGCAACAGTGGTTCTTAAACATAGGTCGGGAGGTTAAAAATTGTAGTGCAGTTTGCAGTCAGCATTTCAACGACGAtgattttgaatataaaatttatggcGACAACGTAAGAAGGTATTTGAAGGCTACAGCTGTTCCATGTTTGTCACGTACTGAGATTGATAG tgaAAATGTAGGTAGCCTGAAAATTGAACACACAATGTCTTGTCATGGGGAATCCGTTGTATTGCCTCTCCCAAATTCTGATAt TATATGGCCATCAATGCTAATCAAGTCAGAAGATCTCTCCGATGCTGAGGAATTTAGTCAAGAAGGCGACCAGAATTCTGAATGctcaacatttttaaatccaaGAATTTCCGCTGATGAAAGTCATTCGGATCAGAATTTTACAAAGTTAATAAATGCTGAGAATTTAATGGATATTGATAACAATCATAACTCTGAAGAAACTGCAAACACAGAAAACCGACAAAAGTATACAGCTTCTATAGGGGCCACGATCAAAAG GACACTTGATGAATCTCATGCTACAGTAGGTCGGAAgcgcatttttaatgcaaggTATGTTGGAGATTTGCAGCGAAAAGATTTTACATCTGATATTAGCtggaatatatttaaaaattacatGGAAAACACCAGGAGAAAGCAGAGGATGTTAACTCAAAAAGTTCGAagattcaaattgaaaatagagAATTTACAAACTTTGTTAGAGCATGTAAAAGAAATTGGACATCTCTCGAATGAAGGTTGTAAAGCACTAGAC aaattattttaa
- the LOC124186503 gene encoding uncharacterized protein LOC124186503 → MWNYTCCVVDCKNNGKTSDCIFYKFPTASHKIRQRQKWIAAVKRKNPDGSKWTPKTHHVICNSHFIGKKKSDDPASPSYAPTLFPPVYHARQLNERAVLSRYNRLINRRKTLHKHKIEVNCDTGNPVNDDSNNVVNNNGRDPMDVSSAEVILKTDQECQVDFVNSAGIEQTKTFTCNRYIYMTIYCDAEVQTEIPEIATLKTIVNRKKK, encoded by the exons ATGTGGAATTACACTTGTTGTGTTGTTGACTGCAAAAATAACGGTAAAACTAGtgattgtatattttacaaGTTTCCAACTGCATCACATAAAATACGTCAAAGGCAAAAATGGATTGCTgctgtaaaaagaaaaaa tCCTGATGGTTCAAAGTGGACTCCAAAAACTCATCACGTAATATGTAATAGTCATTTCATTGGCAAGAAAAAATCAGATGATCCTGCGAGTCCAAGCTACGCGCCAACTCTATTCCCTCCTGTTTATCATGCAAGGCAATTAAATGAAAGAGCTGTTTTAAGCAG GTACAATCGACTCATTAACCGAAGAAAGACTCTTCACAAGCATAAAATCGAAGTGAATTGTGATACTGGAAATCCAGTTAATGACGACTCTAACAATGTTGTCAATAATAATGGACGTGATCCTATGGATGTAAGCAGTGCagaagtaattttaaaaactgatCAAGAGTGTCAAgtagattttgtaaattctgcTGGTatcgaacaaacaaaaactttcACTTGTAACAGATATATTTACATGACTATTTACTGCGATGCTGAAGTTCAAACTGAAATACCGGAAATTGCCACTCTCAAAACTATTgtgaataggaaaaaaaaatga
- the LOC124187002 gene encoding U6 snRNA-associated Sm-like protein LSm6, translating to MSRKEALSQFIQQIHGRPVVVKLNSGVDYRGVLACLDGYMNIALEQTEEYVNGQLKNKYGDAFIRGNNVLYISTQKRRT from the exons ATGAGCCGCAAAGAAGCACTTTctcaatttatacaacaaatTCATGGCCGACCAGTAGTAGTAAAATTAAATAGTGGTGTTGATTACAGAG GCGTCTTGGCATGTCTTGATGGGTACATGAACATCGCGCTTGAACAAACAGAAGAGTATGTTAATGGACAGTTAAAGAATAAGTACGGCGATGCCTTCATTCGAGGAAATAATGTGCTGTACATAAGCACACAGAAACGAAGGAcatga